The DNA sequence CACCCCACGCGCCGCTTCCGTTCCATGAAGCTCGTCGTCCCCGCGCCGCGCGTGCTGCGGCTGCGCGCCGGGGTGAAGCTGCCCGCCCGGCTGTTCGGGGCGGCGCCGCTCGGCGGCTCCAACCACAACCTCTTCGACCGCGACGGCCGCCGCTGCCTGTACTGCGGCCGGACCGAGGCGGAGGCACGGCGCACGGGCGTCCGGCTGACTCGTGACCACGTCGTGCCCCTCTCGCGGGGCGGCCGCGACGAGTGGCGCAACGTCGTCACCGCCTGCGAGCCATGCAACAACCTGAAGGCCGACCGCACTCCCGACGAGGCGCGGATGCCGCTGCTCGCCGAGCCGCGCACCCCCACGCTCTGGGAGCTGGTGCGGGCGCGCCACGGCGACCTGGCCGAGGTGCTGGCCTTCGGGGAGCAGGAGGCGGCCTGACGCGGGCCGCGCCGACGCCGGCGAACCGCCCGGGGAGGCTCCCTCCCCGGACGGAGCGTCCAACCACACGGTGACGGTAGCTCAGTCGGCAGAGCGCCGGAATGTGGCTCCGGAGGCCACGGGTTCGATCCCCGTCCGTCACCCCTGACTGCGAGGGAACAGGGTACAGGGAACAGGGGACAGCCAGCGAGCTGCGGTCGAAGTTGGCAGGCTGTTCCCTGTCCCCTATCCCCTGTCCCCTGGTTTTTCGCCCTGGTGGAGGAACGGCAGACTCGCCCGGCTCAGACCCGGGAGGCCGATCGGCGTTGGGGGTTCGAATCCCCCCCGGGGTACTGTTGGCCCGAGCGACAACTGGCAGGAACGGGCAGCGAACGCCTGCTCGATCAGGATCCACCCGTCACGGGCGGCACACTCCGCCCGAACCCCTCGACCACGTCACCCGAAGAAAGGAGGTACCAGGTGTCTTCACGAAGGCTGGCTACGCCGCACGGATCTTCCTGCGCGCCTCCGGGCGCGGCGGCGCGGGGGTCGTCCTCTCCCGCATGAGCGAGGCCGGGCCTGACTGCCCGATCGATCCCCGTCCGTCCGACATCGACGCCCCCGTCGAGGGGGCACCGAAAGGAATCGTATGGACACCGGGTTGCTGGAAAAGAAGTTCGCCCGGATGGGCGCACGCCTGCGGATCGGTGAGGCGGCCGACCGCTGGCGCGGCCCGCAGGGCATCGACGTCGGGACCGACCACCGGGGCGAGTTCTTCGAGATCAGGCTCGCGCCGGGTGAACCGGCCGAGTACGAGGTCGTGGACCTCCGCCCCGAGCTGCGCCACCTGCTCCTGCTGGCGCGCCGCGGCGGGGAGAAGGAGAAGTACCTGTGCGGGCACGACGAGCGCCACTGGTTCGTCTGCGCCGTGCCGGGTGCTTCCGTCTCGGGCGTGGAGTCCGCGATGGAGGCGCTGCAGCCGGACCTGGTGCGGGCGTCGGTGCGCGTGAACCTGCGGCGGCAGAAGAACCGCTTCCGCCGCCGCAACGAGGCGTTCGTCCGGCAGGGCGAATGGTTCTTCATCCCGGCCCCGGGCCTGTCCGTCCGCGGCCGGGACGTCCGGCGGAACGAGCCGCTCAGCCGCGGCGCCGGGAGCAAGCCGCACATGTGCCAGTACGCCTACCGCATCGGCGGGCGGGCGGTGATGGTCTGCCCGCGGCACCCGGGCGGCGTCGGCATCGCGGAGTACGGGAAGATCATCGCCGCGAACCCGAAGGCCGCGCGCTGGAGGTGGCAGGCGATGACACTCGATCCGCGGCTCTACGTCCGCGGCCGCATCTGGCACAGCGACCACAAGACCATCGTCCTCGACGGTTGGCACCGCGTGGTGATGAACACGGAGCGTGAAGCGCCGTTCGCACGCCGCGTCGCCTTCCTCGACTGACCCTGAAGGGTACAGGGTACAGGTTACAGGGAACAGCAAGCGAACACCGCGCGGTGTTGCCGGCTGTCCCCTGTTCCCTATCCCCTGCAGTTCGCCCCCGTAGCTCAGCGGACGAGAGCGCCGGATTACGGATCCGGAGGCCCCAGGTTCGAATCCTGGCGGGGGCATGGCACGACGCCAGCCGAGCAGCCTGCAGGCGCTGCAATTGTTCTCAGGCCAAGCGCGACTTGCACCCTCAACTCGGCGAATGGAGAAGGGCCCTCTCCTGCTTACGGTAGATCAGGTCCGGCGTCGGGCATGAGTGGGTTGGGGTGCTTCCACCATGGCTACCGGATGCAGCCGCACCCTCCCCATTGATTGCAGTAGGGGGTGGCGCCCTCACCGTAAACCTGCTGACACCACGCGAAACACGCTTTCAAATCGCAACTCCTGGAGGACGTCGGCGCCGACGGAGAGGCAGACGCCTGGACCGCGCCGAAGCCGAGCGCACCAACGATCATTGCAGCGACGATTGCGGAGATGAGCCTGCCGAGTGAGTGGTTCATGGTCATCATCCTTCTGCGGGTGTCCGGCTTTCGGAGAGAATCCTCCAGAACCGATACTAATCACGACTCATGAGGAGCGCAAGCATGCAGACGATCAGTTCGGAGCCGTTCCACCAGCCCGGGAATGGGCCCAGATGGTAGCCCAGACACCGGCACGTGGCATTCGGAATTAAAGCGCCGGATTACGGATCCGGAGGCCCCAGGTTCGAATCCTGGCGGGGGCATGCAGAAGGATCGAGACGTAGCTCAACTGGAAGAGCGCTCGCGTCGGGAGCGAGAGGTCCGCGGTTCGAATCCGCGCGTCTCGACTGGCAGGTGGGTGACGGAGGGTTGGCGGAGCGGCTGATCGCGCGCGGTTGCTAACCGCGAGGGTCCACGACCCGGGGGTCCTCCCTCACCCTCCTCTTCCGCGGGACGTGGCGCAGCCAGGCAGCGCGCTCGGCTGGGGGCCGAGAGGTCGCCGGTTCGAACCCGGCCGTCCCGACTTCACCCGGAGGGTTGGCGGAGTGGCCGATCGCACCCGTCTTGAAAACGGGAGCCCGCAAGGGCCGAGGGTTCGAATCCCTCACCCTCCTCTCCATTTCTCGCCACACGCGTGCCCGGGAGGTTGGCAGAGCGGCCGAATGCGCCCGTTTCGAAAACGGGAGCCCTTCGCGGGGCCGGGGGTTCGAATCCCTCACCGCCCTCTCACCACCATCGAACGCGCCCGTAGCTCAGCGGAACAGAGCGGGAACGACCTGATAGCGGTCCGTTTCCCCCTCCGGCGGGCTCGACGGGAAAGGCGAGCCGGAGCGCGGCTGCAAGGGTGGGACCGCTGGGGGAGGAGAAGTGCGAAAGTGCGGGAGTGCGGGGATAGCGGGGCCCGTGAGCAGCGAGGCTCCCGCGGCGGCGCCGCGGGAGCCCTGGTCGAGCGCCGGCGTGCGCGCGGCTACCGGATGCGCAGGACGCCCACGTACTTGCCCACGTATCCCATCGCGTACCCGAACGAGCTTTCCACGCCGTAGTAGTACTCGAGGCCGTTGTACGACGCGTACAGGTAGTAGTAGCCCGGAGTCAGGTCCCACGTGCTGACCGCCTCGGGCTCGTGGTGGACGACGCAGTTGTCGCGAGCGGGCTGGGTCAGGTGCGTCTTCACCCGCTGCCCCGCCGCGTTGTAGAACCCCCAGTTTATCCGCGTCCTGGGGACGACGACCCCGGTCACGTACAGGGTCGTGCCCCGGGTGATGTCCTCGCTCCAGGTGGAGCCGAGGCTCCAGAACACGTGGGTGACCTGGCCGCACTCGTACCACGTGCCCCCCATCACGCCCTCCATGTACAGCGGCAGGTCGGAGGCGTAGATGTACGGCCGCGGCGGCGGGGCGAAGGGAGTCGCCGTCGTTTCCTCCCCGCCACCGCCTCCGCCGCCACCCCCTCCGTCCCATCCACCATCGTCGGGCGGGGGCAGGTTGCGCGCGGGTGCGTCGGCGGGCTCGCTCGGCGATACGATCGCGCGGTCGCACGCGCCCAGCAGCGCCGCGGCCGAGAGCACGACCATCGCCAGTTTGACCGGCTGTCCCATATGTCCTCCGTCGGGTGGGTGGGAGAGGGGGAACCGTCCGCGCCACGGCGAGACTCTCGTTTTGCGACGCTAAATGAATCATATACAAATGTTCCCCAAACGACAACGGGGGATTCCGGCGGCACCGAAGGCCGCAGGTTCGAGTCCTGCCGGGCGCATGTATCCCAGCGCGAACGTAGCTCGATCGGCAGAGCGCCGGCTTCCCAGACCGGAGGCAGCGGGTTCGACTCCCGCCGTTCGCTCTTCACGAGAACCCGGACTCGGTCCCTGATTCCCTCCCCACCCCTTCCTTCCTCCTTCCACGCACCCTGCCATGCAGCATCGAACGTAGTCGCGCGGTCCACGGCGCCCCTTGCGGGCACGTCGTGAACCGCGCGACAACCTCGTTTCTGGATCAGCACGCGGGAGGGCCGGCGCGGGTGCGTCTTCCGGTGCGGGGCTTCGTTTTGCCCATCCCGGGGGAGCGTCCGCGTGCAACCGTAGAGGCGCGCCCCTGTGGGATCATTCACCGCAGAGCCCGGTGCACTCCTAGCAGACCGGGGTGTCGCAGCCCGTCCCCGCCCCGCTGCACTGGTAGCAGACCGGGTATCCCGAGTCGCAGCTCGTACCGCCGCAGGTGACCGGGTACCCGCAGCTATCCTCGGGCTGGGTGCCGCAGGCCCGCGAGACGTCGTTACCGACGACCGTGCCCTTCGCCTCCCCCTCCGCGGGTTCCAGCTCGAAGGGCTCGACCATGAGGTCGTCGGTGTCCAGCCGGAGCTTCTTCATCGGTCCTCTCCGCGTTGGGGCCGAGTTGCGGATGCGAGGTATTCGCGCCCGGATCGATCAAGATGGCACAACCAGGCGAGGTCGGGAAGGAAGCCGCAGGGCCGCTGTGCGGAACGTGGCTTCCGGGGAGCGGGGCGAAGGGGGGCAGCGGCCGAAGGCCAGCCCGGTGACTGGGGCGAAGTCGTAACAACGCGCCGCGGACCGCGCGACGACCTCGCCCGTGATCAGCGCGCAGGAGGGCCGGCGGCGGGGGCATCGTCCACGCCCATCCGGCGCAGCAGGTCCGCGAAGCGCGGGTCGCCGCGGAAGGGATCCAGCCCCGGGTGCACGCGCACTCCGTTGGTGAGCACCGGGTCGCGCTCCTGGAAGGCGCGCTCCAGCCACTCCCACGCCCGCTCCACCTCTCCCACCCGGATCGCCCCGGAGGCCAGCACCGTCGGCGCGGCCTCCATCCGCTCCATCCTGCGCAGCCAGTCGCGCCGGTATTCCAGCTCGCTGGTCCGCAGCAGCGCGGCCAGCTCGTCCGCGTCGGCCGGCGTGATGAAGCCGCGCGCGACCCAGTGCGGCAGGCCGAGCTCGTGACGCCCCGCGTAGTTGTAGGCCTCGGCCAGGTAGTGGTGCGCGGCGTGGAAAGCGGGATCGACCTCCAGCACCTTGTGGAAGCGGGCCAGGGCCAGCTCGGTGCGGCCGGCCCTGAGGTCCACCACGCCGCGGTCGGTGGCGATCGCCAGCGAGAGCGGGTCGAGCTCCTGCGCGCGCTGGAGCTCCCGCGCCGCCTCCTCGAAGCGCCCGAGGAAGCACAGCGTGAGGCCGTAGCGGTGGTGCGGCGCGGCGGAGCCGGGGCCGAGGAGGAGGGCGCGCCGGAACGCCCGCTCGGCGCCCTCCCAGTCCCACTCGTACCAGCGGGCCACCGCCAGCGCCACGTACGCCTCTCCCAGCTCGTCGTTCAGCTCCAGCGCCCGCAGCGCGGCCGTCCTCGCCCGCGCCAGCGCCTCGGGGCGGGGGAGCAGCGGAGCGAAGACGAAGAGCGGGAGCTGCGCGTACGCGTCGGCGAGCCCCGCGTAGGCCAGGGCGTAGCGCGGGTCCTCCTCCAGGGCCAGGCGGAACGACTCCACCGCCCGGTGCCACCCCTCGCGCGAGCCCTGGCCCAGGAAGTAGCGCCCGCGCAGGTAGAGGTGGAACGCCCGCGGGCTCTCCGGGGGGCGCGCGCCGATCCGCTCGCGCGCGCCGGGCGTGAGCTCCACGCGCAGCGCCCGGGCGATCTGCTCGGCCACCTCCGCCTGGACCGCCAGGAAGTCGGTGAGCGCCCGGTCGTACGTCTCCGTCCACAGGTGCGCGTCGGTGGCGGCGTCGATGAGCTGGGCCACCACCCGCACCCGCCCGCCCCCGCGGCGCACGCTCCCCTCCAGCACGGCGGCCACGCCCAGCTCCTCGGCCACCCGGCCGACCGGGAGCGCGCGCCCCTTGAACGCGAACGACGAGGTGCGGGAAGTCACGCGCAGGCCCGGCACGGCGGCGAGCGTGGAGATCAGGTCCTCGGTGAGCCCGTCGGCGAAGTACTCCTCGGGCTCGGGGCTCAGGTCCAGGAACGGGAGCACGGCGAGGGAGCCGGGCGGGGCGGGGCCGGGCGCCGGACCGGTCCGCTGCGCGCGGATCCCGTCCGCCAGCGCGCGCGTCTCCCGCGACGGCTCCGCCTCCAGCTCGCCCCGCAGCCGGCGGGCGAACTCCTCGTACGCCTGCAGGGCGCCGGCGCGGTCGCCCGCCTGGTCCAGCAGCACCAGCAGCCGCCGCAGCCCGCGCTCGTCGAACGGGTCCAGCTCCAGGGCCGCGCGGGCCCAGCGCGCGGCGCCGGCCGGGTCGCCGCGGCCGGCGTGCTCGTCGGCCAGCCCCCGCGCCGCCTCGACGGCGCGGGCGCGCAGCCGGTCGCGCTCGCGCTCCAGCGCTCGAACTCGGGGACGCCGGAGAGGTGGAACCCCGCCAGCAGGTCGCCGCGGTAGAGCTCCAGCGCGGCCGTGCTCCGCCCGGCGTCCAGCTCCTCCTCGAAGGCAGCCGCGTCGCAGCGCAGCCCGCCGGGAGCCACCCCCAGTTCCGCCCGGCCGCGGCTCGCCACCACGCCCTCGCCGAGCTGCTGCCGGAGGAAGTGCACCGCCTGGCCCAGCGCGTTGCGCGCCGCGGCCGCGTCCAGCTCGGGCCAGAAGAGGGCCAGGAGGGAGTCGCGGCGGTGGAAGCCGCGCGGGTGCGCGGCGGCGAGCCAGACGAGCAGGGCGAGCCGCTTCGGCTGCTGCAGGACGGACCGCAGCTCCGTGCCGTCCGGACCGTGGAGGTCCACGCCGCCGAGCACGCGCAGGTCGACCATCGGGGCGGGTGGGAGTCGCGAAAAGGAGCGGGACCGATAAAGCCGGGGTAACCGGCGGATAACGGAGGCAAGCTACTCTTCCGCCCGGGAGCGCGACAGTCGCGCCCCGGCAGAAACCTTCATTGCAGCGGAAGGAGGAGGAGATGGCCCTTCATTCTCTCCAGGCGCGGGCGGCGGTGGCCGCCGCGCTCGGCGTGCTCGGCGCGATCGGCGTGCTCGCGTGCGACTCGGACCCCACCACCCCGGAGCCGGAGCGCACCCTGCGGGCGATCCGCGACGCCACCCGCGCCTACCAGTCGGTCGACGCCGCGGTCGCGGCCGGGTACGCCCCGGCGGGTCCGTGCGTGGCGCACCCCTCCATGGGCGCCATGGGCATCCACTACTCCAGGGCCACGCTGGCGGACGGCACGGTCGACCCCACGCAGCCCGAGGTGCTGCTCTACGCGCCGAGCCCCGGCGGAAGCCTGCAGCTCGTGGGCGTCGAGTTCCTCGTCCCCGCCGCCGCGTGGGACGCCTCCAACAGCGCCCCGCCCATGCTCAGCGGGCAGCCCTTCGACGACCACCGCGCGCCCGAGGCCCGGCACGGCCTGCCCTTCCCCCACTACGACCTGCACGCCTGGGTCTGGCGCGACAACCCGAACGGCGTCTTCGCCCCGTTCAACCCCGCCGTGAGCTGCTGACGCGGGATCGAACGTAGCTGCGCGATCCGCCGCGCGCCGGTGTATCCGGCGGCGCGGCGGATCGCGCGCCTGTCCTTTCGTCCTTGCTCGTGACCGAACGATCAGCACTGAAGCGGGTTGCACCGCGTCGGGTAGGTGCAGTCCGGATCCTGCGTGTTCGTGGTCGGGATCCTCTCCGGCGCGGGCTGAACGGAGCCGGTGGAGAACGACTCCACCCGGATCTGGTCGAGGTCCAGCATAAGCTTCGGCATGGGCGCGTCTCCTGCGGCTGAGGTTGGCAAGCACGGCTTTCCCCCACGTTCCCAAGATCGGCCGCCGCACCACCACGTCAAGCTTCCGTCCGCTAGCGGGCGATGCACGGACGAAAGACTCTGCCCGGGGCCCGCCGCACGCGCACGTTCGCCGTCTATCCGGCCTCAGCCGTGCGCGGCGGCGACGAAGCGCGCGAGCTTGTCTGCAGCCCTCTTCCTCTGGCACCTGCTTTGAATCATTCGGCTTTGCCCCAGTCCGGGCAAGCTATCATCCTCGATTGCCTGATTATATCCAGGTAGGAGGACTCTATGGCCAAGCCGAGCACCAAAGGCGGAAGCGGCGGCAGCACAAGTGGCGGGAGCGGTGGAGGCGGTAGCAGCGCGGGTGAGCAGAAAGGCGGGAAGCCAGTCCTCGAGAACGCGCCGAGCACGACCGGCAGAAAGTCGGGAGGTAAACGAGGCAACCTCCCGCAAAAGCCGAAGAAGAAGGATTAGCTCGGCAGATCGCTCACTACCCCGAATCACCAGATGCAGGCGGTTGGATCCTTGTCGTCTCCGCCGATCACCCGGGGATAAGCGTCGCCGCCGCGACGAAGCGCGCCAGCTTGTCCGCGTCCAGCCGGCCGTCGGTGCGCACACCCGAGCACACGTCCAGGCCGAAGGGACCCACGCGCCCGACGGCCTCGGCCACGTTCTCCGAGCGCAGGCCGCCGGCCAGGTACACGGGCACGTCCACCGCCTCGCGGATGCGGCGGCTCAGCTCCCAGTCGTGCACGCGCCCCGTGCCGCCCAGCTCCTTCACCGCCGCCGCCGGGTTGCCGGAGTCGAGCAGGATCGCGTGGACCAGCGGCGCCACCCGGCGCGCCTCGTCCACGGACTCGGGCCCGCGCACGTGGATCACCTGCACCAGCGCCACGCCCGGCAGCTCCGCGCGCAACTCGCGCAGCGCGTCCGGCTCCACCGCGTCCACCAGCTGGAGGGTGTTGACCTGCGCGCCGCGCTGCTGCGAGACGATGCGGGCGGGATCGGTGGACGAGGTGAGGAGGAAGGTGGCGACGCCGGGCGGCACTCGGGCCGCGATCTCCGCGATCAGCTCGTCGCCGATCACGCCCGGGCCGCTGGGCATCGCCGACACCAGCCCGAGCGCCGAGGCCCCGGCGCGGATGGCGATCCACGCTTCCTCCGCGCTGGAGATGCAGCAGACCTTGATGCGGGGACGGGCGGTGGGCTCCACGGAACGACAGGGACAGGTTACGGGAAACGATGGGATCGGCGCCGCCGCCCGGCCGGGAGGCTCAGGGCGTGGGCGGCGGCTCGAGCTCCCAGAAGACCAGGGCGGAGGAGATGTGCGTCGTCGCCTCCACCTTGCCGTCGCGGGACAGCTGGACGATTCCCGTCTGCGGGTCCAGCTCCACGTCCACGTTGTTCCACACGCTCGTCCGCTCGCCGGACCTGATCCGCACCGTCTTCGCCCGCCCGCTCGTCTGGATCGTCATCGCGGTCTGCGCCACCTGCTCTCCCTCCGTCGCGGCCGGGGCCGGCGCGGCTGCGGCCGGCCCGGCCGGTGCCGGCGCGGCCGGGGCTGGAGCGGCCGGAGCCGGCGCGGCGGCTTTCCCACCCTGTGGAGGATTGGCGTTCCCTGGCATCGTTCCCTCCCGCGGCCACCCGCTGAAAGGTTGATCCGAACCTCGAAGGAGAGGCGGCGACATCTCCCGGGGCTGCCGACGCCGACCGTCGCTCCGTACCTCGTACCTCGTGCCCCGTACCCTCACTCCCACTCGATCGTCGCCGGCGGCTTGCTCGACACGTCGTAGACCACCCGGTTGATCCCGTTCACCTCGTTGATGATCCGCGTCGAGATGCGCGCCAGCACGTCGTGGGGGAAGGGGTACCAGTCGGCCGTCATCCCGTCGCGGCTGGTGACGGCGCGCAGCGCGCAGACGTTCTCGTAGGTGCGCTCGTCGCCCATCACCCCGACCGACCGCACCGGCAGCAGCACGGCGAACGCCTGCCAGATGTCGTCGTACAGGCCGGCGGCGCGGATCTCCTCCAGGTAGATGGCGTCGGCCTGGCGCAGGATGGCCAGCTCGCGCTCGTCCACCTGGCCCAGGACGCGGATCGCCAGGCCGGGGCCGGGGAACGGGTGCCGCCCCACCATCTCCTCGGGGAGCCCCAACTCGCGCCCCACCTGCCGCACCTCGTCCTTGAACAGCTCGCGCAGCGGCTCCACCAGCTCGAAGCGCATCTCCGGCTTGAGCCCGCCCACGTTGTGGTGCGTCTTGATGGTGGCCGACGGCCCCTTCACCGAGAGCGACTCGATCACGTCGGGATAGAGCGTGCCCTGCACCAGGAAGCGCGCGTCGTGCCCGATCCGCTCCGCCGCCTCCTCGAAGACGTCGATGAAGGTGTGGCCGATGATGCGGCGCTTCTCCTCGGGCTCCTCCACCCCGCGCAGCCGGTCCAGGAAGAGGCGCGAGGCGTCGACCACCTCCAGCCGGATCCCCATGTGCTGCCGGAAGGTGCGCTCCACCCCCTCGCGCTCGCCCTGCCGGAGGAGCCCCGTGTCGACGAAGATGCAGGTGAGCCGCTCGCCGAGCGCGCGGTGCACCAGCGCCGCCGCCACCGACGAGTCCACCCCGCCCGACAGCCCGCAGACCGCCTGCGCGTCGCCGACCTGGCGGCGGATCTTCTCCAGCTCGTTCTCGATGAACGACCCCGCCGTCCACGTCGGCTCGCACCCGCAGACGCCGAAGAGGAAGTTCGACATGATCTCGGCGCCGCGGGTGGTGTGCGCCACCTCCAGGTGGAACTGCACCCCGTAGACGGGCCGGTCCTCGGCCGCGAACGCAGCCCACTGCTGCCCCTCGCTGCTGCTCGCCAGCAGCCGGTACCCCGGCGGGGGCTGCACCATGTGGTCGCCGTGGCTCATCCACACCTGCGTCCGCTCGCCCTCGTGGAAGCCGCCGAAGATCCCCGTGCCCTCGTGCACCTCCACCAGCGCCCGCCCGTACTCGCGCCGGCCGCGCTCCACCACCCCGCCTTCCAGGAAGGTGATGAGCTGCATCCCGTAGCAGACGCCCAGCACGGGCACGCCCATGCGCAGGAGCCCCGGGTCGGCGGTGGGGACGTCCTCGCCGTAGACGGAGGACGGGCCGCCGGAGAGGATCACCCCCTTCGGCCCCCAGTCGCGGATCCAGTCCAGCGGGCGCGTGGGCGGGTGGATCTCGCAGTAGACGCGCTCCTCGCGGATGCGCCGCGCGATGAGCTGCGTGAACTGCGAGCCGTAGTCGAGGATGAGGATGCGGTTCGGGTCCACTGTGCCGGGGCCGGTCGGGAGTGTCTGAAGGCGTGCGGCGGCAAGATACCGGGCGGGCCGGAGGGTGGAAAGGACCGGCGCCCCCCGCCCGCCATCCACCTTCCCCGTAACCAGGCGAAGTCGGCAGGTCCCCATAACTCTGTTCACTTCAACGACTTGCGCGCGTGCTGGCCCGGTGCTTGCCGGGCGCGGCGGGAGAGGCCGGTCCTGCAAGCTCTTCCGTCGCAAGGAGTTGCACCATGATCCGCTCCGCCCTTCGCCGGGTCGCGCTCCCGGCGCTCGCGCTGGCCGCCGCCTGCGGGGACGGCGAGGCCCCGACCGCACCCTCCGCGCTCGCCCCCGAGGTCCCCGCGCCGCGGCCGGACGTCCTTCCCGCGGTGGGGAAGTACGCCTACGCCTGCGGCACCAACCTGGCGCCCGACCAGGGCGCGGCGAACGAGGAGCTGCGGCGGAGCTACGCCGCGTGGAAGGCCGGGTACGTGACCGCGAGCGGGGCGGGCGGCTGGCTGCGCGTCACGCGCGGCGCCGAGGGGAACTACGACACCGTCTCGGAGGGGATCGGCTACGGGATGCTGCTGGCCGCCTACCTGGGCGACAAATACGCCTTCGACCAGCTGTGGGGCTACGCGCGCAGCCACTTCAACGCCCGCGGGCTGATGAAGTGGAAGATCAGCTCCGGCAACGTGGCCGAGTACGACGACGCGGCCACCGACGCCGACGAGGACATGGCGCTGGCGCTGGTGGCGGCCGACCGGAAGTGGGGCGGCTACGGGAGCGCCGCGCAGGCCCTGCTGGACAGCATCGCGAAGTACGAGGTGGAGAGCGGCACGTACGTGCTGAAGCCGGGCGACCAGCGCTACTGGGGCGGCTCCGAGATCACCAACCCGTCGTACTTCGCCCCCGCCTTCTACAAGGTGTTCCGCGCCTACAGCGGCGACGCGGTGTGGGACCCGGTGACCACGAAGGTCTACGAGATGGTCTCCAACCTGAACACCCGCAGCGGCGTCTCCACCGGCCTCCTCCCCGACTGGATGAAGGCCGACGGGACCGCGGCCGCCGACCCCACCAAGCGCTACCAGTACTTCTACGACGCCTCCCGCTCTCCCTGGCGCCTGGCCAAGGACGCGGCGTGGTACTGCGACACGCGCGCCCGCTCGCAGCTCGACCGGATGAACGCCTTCTTCGCGGGGCAGGGCGCCGCCGGCATCAAGGAGGGGTACGAGCTGAACGGCACGCCGCTGTACTTCGCCCACAAGGCCGTCTTCGTGGCCACCGCGGCGGCGGGCGCGCTGCACTCCGCCAGCGCCACCTACCGCGCCGACATGTGGACCGAGACGGTGAGCCGCGCCGACAGCAGCGGCTACTTCAACAACGTGCTGCGGCTGCTCTCGATCCTGTTCATGAGCGGGAACATGCCCAGCCCGCTGGACCTGGGCGCCGCGCGCCCGCTGGTGGACGACTTCGAGTCGGGGAGCGTGGCCCGCTGGTGGACGTTCAACGACCCGGGCACTTCCATCGCGCGCGGCGTGGTGTCGCCGGCCGCGTTCGGGTACGGGATGAAGGTGGACTACGCCATCGCCTCGTACGGCGGCGTGGGGACCGACTTCTCGCCGGCGCGCGACTGGAGCGGCCAGCGGGCGCTGGAGTTCTGGTTCAAAGGCACCGGGTCGGGGAACACCGTCCGCGTGGAGGTGCAGGACAACCGCGCCGCGGGGAGCACCACCGACACGGCCGAGCGCTGGGAGTACAGGCTCGCCGACACCTCCACGGGCTGGCGCTACGTCTCGATCCCCTGGAGCGCCTTCACCCGCCGCGCCGACTGGCAGCCGGCCGGCGCCCCGAACGACGGCTTCAACCGCACCCAGGTCTGGGGGCTCACGCTCGCCCCCCTGGCCGGCTCCGGCAGCTTCCAGGTGGACGGGGTGCAGACGGTGCGGTGACGCCGGGCGGCCAGGATCCATTCGAGAAGGCGCGCGGCGGGTGGATCTCGCGGTCGGACCAGGCCCGACGAAAGACTTCGGCTCACGCAGAGCCAGCAGAGTCAGCAGAGAAACCCTCTGTTGACTCTGCTGACTCTGCGTGAGCCCGATGTTTTCCGGATCGGTGCCGCGGAAGCCTGGTTCACCAGGACGTAATCGATTACCAATCAGGCATTTACGTGGATTTACGATGGCCCGTTTTATGCCTGCCGGAACATCTCGTCCCGGCGGACGGGCAGTGGGTTGAAAAGGAGTTGCACCATGCAGACGAAATCCCTCGCGCGCTCGGCCGTGGCGCTGCTGACGGCGGGAATCCTCCTCGCCGGGTGCGACGGCATCACCGAC is a window from the Longimicrobium sp. genome containing:
- a CDS encoding phosphoribosylanthranilate isomerase, which gives rise to MEPTARPRIKVCCISSAEEAWIAIRAGASALGLVSAMPSGPGVIGDELIAEIAARVPPGVATFLLTSSTDPARIVSQQRGAQVNTLQLVDAVEPDALRELRAELPGVALVQVIHVRGPESVDEARRVAPLVHAILLDSGNPAAAVKELGGTGRVHDWELSRRIREAVDVPVYLAGGLRSENVAEAVGRVGPFGLDVCSGVRTDGRLDADKLARFVAAATLIPG
- a CDS encoding HNH endonuclease; translated protein: MSTTLVISPGYLPVGTVSVQRAVQLYVDGKAEIERAHPTRRFRSMKLVVPAPRVLRLRAGVKLPARLFGAAPLGGSNHNLFDRDGRRCLYCGRTEAEARRTGVRLTRDHVVPLSRGGRDEWRNVVTACEPCNNLKADRTPDEARMPLLAEPRTPTLWELVRARHGDLAEVLAFGEQEAA
- the guaA gene encoding glutamine-hydrolyzing GMP synthase — encoded protein: MDPNRILILDYGSQFTQLIARRIREERVYCEIHPPTRPLDWIRDWGPKGVILSGGPSSVYGEDVPTADPGLLRMGVPVLGVCYGMQLITFLEGGVVERGRREYGRALVEVHEGTGIFGGFHEGERTQVWMSHGDHMVQPPPGYRLLASSSEGQQWAAFAAEDRPVYGVQFHLEVAHTTRGAEIMSNFLFGVCGCEPTWTAGSFIENELEKIRRQVGDAQAVCGLSGGVDSSVAAALVHRALGERLTCIFVDTGLLRQGEREGVERTFRQHMGIRLEVVDASRLFLDRLRGVEEPEEKRRIIGHTFIDVFEEAAERIGHDARFLVQGTLYPDVIESLSVKGPSATIKTHHNVGGLKPEMRFELVEPLRELFKDEVRQVGRELGLPEEMVGRHPFPGPGLAIRVLGQVDERELAILRQADAIYLEEIRAAGLYDDIWQAFAVLLPVRSVGVMGDERTYENVCALRAVTSRDGMTADWYPFPHDVLARISTRIINEVNGINRVVYDVSSKPPATIEWE
- a CDS encoding BTAD domain-containing putative transcriptional regulator, with translation MSSSFRCNEGFCRGATVALPGGRVACLRYPPVTPALSVPLLFATPTRPDGRPARARRRGPPRSGRHGAAVRPAAAEAARPARLARRRAPARLPPPRLPPGPLLARAGRGRGAQRAGPGGALPPAAARRGRGGEPRPGGTGGGSRRAALRRGCLRGGAGRRAEHGRAGALPRRPAGGVPPLRRPRVRALERERDRLRARAVEAARGLADEHAGRGDPAGAARWARAALELDPFDERGLRRLLVLLDQAGDRAGALQAYEEFARRLRGELEAEPSRETRALADGIRAQRTGPAPGPAPPGSLAVLPFLDLSPEPEEYFADGLTEDLISTLAAVPGLRVTSRTSSFAFKGRALPVGRVAEELGVAAVLEGSVRRGGGRVRVVAQLIDAATDAHLWTETYDRALTDFLAVQAEVAEQIARALRVELTPGARERIGARPPESPRAFHLYLRGRYFLGQGSREGWHRAVESFRLALEEDPRYALAYAGLADAYAQLPLFVFAPLLPRPEALARARTAALRALELNDELGEAYVALAVARWYEWDWEGAERAFRRALLLGPGSAAPHHRYGLTLCFLGRFEEAARELQRAQELDPLSLAIATDRGVVDLRAGRTELALARFHKVLEVDPAFHAAHHYLAEAYNYAGRHELGLPHWVARGFITPADADELAALLRTSELEYRRDWLRRMERMEAAPTVLASGAIRVGEVERAWEWLERAFQERDPVLTNGVRVHPGLDPFRGDPRFADLLRRMGVDDAPAAGPPAR